Below is a window of Candidatus Cybelea sp. DNA.
AATATAGTCTTCGGTACGCTTATCTTTGGGCTTGGTGAAGATCGTGGCCGTGGTGTCGGTTTCCAACAGCTCGCCCAGCAGGAAAAAAGCCGTATTGTCGCTGATCCGGGCGGCCTGCTGCATCGAGTGGGTCACGATGACGACGGTATATTCCTTCTTGAGCGAGTCGATGAGGTCTTCGATCTTGCTCGTCGCGATGGGATCGAGCGCCGAGGCCGGCTCGTCCATCAAAATCACTTCCGGATCGACGGCGAGACAGCGGGCGATACAGAGCCGCTGCTGCTGGCCGCCGGAGAGCGCCAGAGCCGAGCGGTCGAGCCGGTCCTTGACCTCGTCCCAAAGCGCCGCGCGGCGCAGGCTGCGCTCGCAGATCTCCATCAGTGCGGCTCGATTCGTCTCTCCGTGGATGCTCGGCCCGTAGACGACGTTATCGAAGATCGACTTCGGAAACGGGTTTGGCCGCTGGAAGACCATTCCGATGCGATACCGGATCGTCACCGGGTCGACTTCGGGCGCGTAAATGTCGCGATCGTCCAGCAAGACGTGCCCCTCGACGCGCGCGCCCGGCGTCAAGTCGTGCATGCGGTTGAGGGCGCGAATGAACGTCGACTTGCCGCATCCCGACGGACCGATCAGCGCCATTACGCGATTCACGGGTACGGCCAACGACGCGTTGCGAATTGCGTGAAACTGGCCGTAGTACACGTCGAGTTTTTCGACCTTGAGTTTCACGTCTGTCGAAAGCATGGCCGGCTCCGCGGTCCTGGCATACATCGCGGTGTGCTGTTCGTCAGGCACACGCGCCGGGCCCGTTACCGT
It encodes the following:
- the pstB gene encoding phosphate ABC transporter ATP-binding protein PstB, which translates into the protein MLSTDVKLKVEKLDVYYGQFHAIRNASLAVPVNRVMALIGPSGCGKSTFIRALNRMHDLTPGARVEGHVLLDDRDIYAPEVDPVTIRYRIGMVFQRPNPFPKSIFDNVVYGPSIHGETNRAALMEICERSLRRAALWDEVKDRLDRSALALSGGQQQRLCIARCLAVDPEVILMDEPASALDPIATSKIEDLIDSLKKEYTVVIVTHSMQQAARISDNTAFFLLGELLETDTTATIFTKPKDKRTEDYITGRFG